In Calonectris borealis chromosome 29, bCalBor7.hap1.2, whole genome shotgun sequence, one genomic interval encodes:
- the LOC142094335 gene encoding protein S100-A7-like, with protein MSASAHTANTLSETRRFPGNCTLEMALKTIVNVYHRYSIRDGEFDLLNFKDFKTLLTEQAPTFLQACGRNHHDYLGKLFEETDLNKDKELTFEEFSIVLAKVTDDAHRISHGDDRCTPDKD; from the exons ATGTCTGCAAGCGCCCACACCGCAAACACCCTTTCCGAGACTCGGCGGTTCCCTGGAAACTGCACGCTGGAGATGGCCCTGAAAACCATTGTGAATGTCTACCACCGTTACAGCATCCGGGATGGGGAGTTTGACCTCCTCAACTTCAAAGACTTCAAGACACTGCTGACTGAGCAGGCACCGACCTTCCTGCAAGCTTGT GGCAGGAACCATCACGACTACCTGGGCAAGCTCTTCGAAGAGACAGACTTAAATAAGGACAAAGAGCTGACTTTTGAGGAGTTCAGCATCGTCTTGGCCAAGGTGACTGATGATGCCCATCGTATCAGCCACGGGGATGACCGCTGTACACCAGACAAGGATTGA